CACTTCTCCTGCTTCGAAGTCGTCAGGTGGCAGCTCATCGACGAATTCGCTGTGCGAATCTCACTCAGGAAGTACTGGTTCCCGTAGTGGTGAAAGACCAGCTTGTTGTCTGCCGAGACACTGTTATCAGGGACCGTAGTCGCCATCACGGCAATGCCCTTCTCTCGGTCCGAAATGCTCAGAATCCGCGGCGTGTTGCTCTCGTTGCCGATGGTGTAGTTCCCGGCAGGCAGCGTGCGGCCATTGACCGTGAAGTTGAATGGAACGGTTGCCGTGACCTTATGATCCTGGGCCAGAGCACTACCAGCGGTGGCAATACCGGCGGCGACGAAGAGTGCGATTGCAGTAAGGTTTTTCATGACGATCTCCTTTGTGAGATACCTCTCTCAGGTTCCGATTGGTCTCTGGATTTCGTTCTCTCCGGAGCTTGTTGTTACGCCCGGATACATTGCAACCGCATGGCCAAACCGCGCCAAACTCCCGTACATCGGCAGCTCACTTTTATTTGCAACAAGATGGAACCGCAGCGTCCGCCCGCAGGCCGGCGAATCTCACCCACGCTTCAATCTCCCGGTATCCGAATGGTTCCCCGCGGTATCTGATCGGCTCCCGTGTTCCCGCATCGTGTCCTGAATCGTGCCCCGGAATCGCGGTCGCGCAGCCGATTCAGCTACACTCTCCTTCAACGGAGACCCTATGAAACCGCGGCTCCTCGCCATCTCGGGCTCGCTGACCGGAACCGTTCGAGAGCTGAGCGATAGCCCAATCTCGGTTGGCCGACTCGAAGAAAACCAGCTATGCCTCACCGATCCAGCGGTCTCTCGAAGCCACTGCACCATCCAGCCTATCGACGGCCAGAACAACCAGGGCCAGAACAGCCAATATGAACTGGTCGACCTCGACAGCAGAAGCGGCACCTTCGTCAATGGAATGCCCGTCCTGCGCCGATCCCTCGACCACGGCGACACCATCCGCATCGGCAACGCCAGCTTCCTCTACCTCACCCACGAAGACGAAGCAGGCCCTCCCAGAAGGCGCGCAAGCGACCTCTCTGCCAACGCCTCTCTGGAGACAACGCGAGTCGCGCCCCCCATCGAGTTCGGGCGCATGGCCCGCGACCTCACCGCCCTCTTCAGGATCAGCAGCGTCATCAACTCCATCCGCGACTCTCAACTCCTGCAACGCGAGCTCCTGCAACTCATCTTCGAAGTCGTCCCCGCCGACGAAGGAGCGGTCGTTCTCATCACCGATCTCGAAGAGGAAGCATTCGAAACCTGCACCTGGAACCGCCATACCGACTCGCCGTCGAAGATATCCGTTCCAAAAGAACTCGTTCACCGCGCCTTCTGGGAGCGCGCAGCCATTCAGATCGACGCCGATCCAAGCGCCGGCGAGCAGCAGAACATCCTCTGCCAGCCGCTGGTCGCCGTAGAACGAACCATCGGCGTCCTCTATCTCACCTCTCTCCCTCCCGCTCCGCCCTTTGGCGAAGATCACCTCTACTTCCTCGACTCCGCCTCCCGAATCGCAGCCGTGACCCTCGAAAACATCCTCGCCCTCGATTCCCTGCGCTCAGAAAACTCAAAGCTTAAACGCCAGCTCAACACCGCCACCAACCTCGTTGGCGAAAGCCGCCAGATCCGTCAGGTCAGCGACTTCATCTCCCGCGTCGCGCAGAGCGACTCCACCGTACTCATTCGCGGCGAGAGCGGCACCGGCAAAGAGGTCATCGCACGCTCCATTCACCAGAGCAGCCCCAGAAGCGAACTCCCCTTCATCGCCATCAACTGCGCCGCCATCCCCGAGACTCTGCTCGAAAGCGAGCTCTTCGGCCACGAGAAGGGCGCCTACACCGGAGCCCTCGGCATGCGCAAGGGCAAGCTCGAAGCCGCCGAAGACGGAACCCTCTTCCTCGACGAGATCGGCGAACTCGCTCCGCCCATGCAGGCCAAGCTCCTCCGCGTCCTCCAGCAAAGAGAGTTCGAGCGAGTCGGCGGAACGCACTCCGTAGCCTTCAAAGCCCGCGTCCTCGCCGCCACCAACAAAAATCTCGAGCTGGCTATCAAGTCCAACGAGTTTCGCCAGGACCTCTACTACCGTCTCAACGTCGTCTCAATCTCCGTGCCCCCGCTGCGCGAACACTGCGAAGACATTCCTCTGCTGGCCCTCTACTTCGCGTCGAAGTACGCGCAAAAAAACAAGCGCCCCTTCAAAGGCATCTCCTCCGAAGCGCGCTCCCTGCTGCTCGGCTACAGCTGGCCAGGCAACGTCCGCGAACTCGAGAACGCCATCGAGCACGCCATCGTCCTCGGCCTCACCGAAGAGATCCTCGCCGAAGACCTTCCCACCATCATCCTCGAGCAGCAGTCCGCAAAGCTCGCAGGAGGGAAGTACCACGACGTCCTGAACGAATCGAAAAAAGAGATGATCCTCAACGCGCTTCGAGACTCCAAAGGAAGCTACCCCGAAGCCGCGCGCACCCTCGGCATTCACCCCAAGTACCTCCACCGCCTCGCGCGAAACCTGAATCTAAAATCCGAATCTCCGCAATGACCTCGCGAAGTAACGGTTGCCGACCATCGAAGCCAACACCGTCTCAGGAAATCGCTAGGCCCCTCTCCTCGCAACCAGTACACTCAACCAAAGTATTCAAACTGCGTTCATCTCAGCAGCAGGAGCGAAGCCTTTGTCTCGATTCACCGGTCTGCTCGGCCTCATCACCTTCCTCGGCCTCGCCTACGCCTTCTCCACCAACCGCCGAGCCATCCGCTGGCGCACCGTGGCCTGGGGACTCGGCCTGCAGATCTTCTTCGCCTTCCTCGTCATCAAGTGGAACACCGGCCAGCTCATCCTCCACAACATCTCCTCCGTCATCACCTCCCTCCTCGGCCACTCCGTCGACGGCTCCTCCCTCGTCTTCGGCCGCATCGGCACCCCAGGCGACCCGCTCGCCACCCTCGCCTTCGCCGTCCTGCCCACCATCATCTTCGTCAGCGCCTTCTTCGCCATCATGTACCACATTGGCCTCATGCAGCGCATCATCCGCATCGTCGCGTGGATCATGCAGCGAACGATGGGCACAAGCGGCGCGGAAAGTACAAACGTTGCCGCCAGCATCTTCATGGGCCAGACCGAAGCCCCGCTCACCATCCGCCCCTTCCTCGCCGGCGCCACCCGCAGCGAGCTCATGGTCATTATGACCTCCGGCATGGCCCACGTCTCCGGCGGCATCATGGCCGCCTACATCAGCTTCGGCATCAACGCCCAGGACCTCCTCTCCGCCGTCATCATGACCGCCCCCGGCACCATCCTCGTCGCCAAGATGCTCGTACCCGAAACCGAAGTCCCCGCCACCGCCGGCACCGTTCACATGCCCCCCAGCGAGGAGCACAAGAACGAAAACTTCGTCGCCGCCATCGCCCGCGGCACCATCGACGGCGGACAGCTAGCCTTCAACGTAGCCATCATGCTCATCAGCTTCGTCGCCCTCGTCGGCCTCGCCAACGCCATCATGCTCGGCATCTCGAACTTCGCCTGGGCCCACGGCAACATCCCCTTCCCCCACTCCCTCAACGCCGTCCTCGGCGTCGTCGGAGCGCCCATCGCCTGGCTCATCGGCATCCCCTGGCACGACGCCCGCACCATCGGCAACCTCCTCGGCACCCGCACCATGATCAACGAGTTCGTCGCCTTCACCCAGCTCGGCCTCATCAAGTCCGCCCTCGCCCCGCGCACCTTCTCCATCGCCACCTTCGCCCTCTGCGGCTTCGCCAACGTAGGCTCGATCGGCATGCAGATCGGCGGCATCGGAGCCCTCGTCCCCAACCGCCGCAACGATCTCGCCCAGCTTGGCCTCCGCGCCATGCTCGCCGGAACCATGGCCAACCTCATGTCCGCCAGCATCGTCTCCATGCTTATCAAATAAAATCCACGCAAATCCCACGATGCACTAGAATCTCCGCACATCCTGCATCTCTTCCCGCAGCCTTCCCTTTTGAAGAGAACGCAGCGCAGAAGCGCGTTCGAACTGGAGAATCCGCAGCATGGCGTTCCGAAGGAGCAGCAAGAATACCGCCGAGTACAAGCGTCTGGTCCAATCCGAAGAGAACAAAACAACCGGGCTGTTGAACCTGGTAGTCGTCCTCGCTATCGCCGCCGTCGCCTACACTGACTGGATCGTAGTAGCCAATATCTCCCTCGGATATCTCTACGTCCTTCCCATCGCCCTCAGTGCCCTCATCAACCCGCTTCCAGTCACAATCGCACTCGCGATCCTCGGCAGCATCTTGCAGGAGCTCTTTGGTCCCGCCGGCGACAGCCCCCACGTCAGAATCGTCCGCTTCATCGTCAGCCTTACCGGTTTTCTCATCGTCAGTTCCCTCGTCACCCTCATCGCGCACCAACGCGAACGCCTCGCCGCAGAGGTACGCCGCCAACGCGACGAGTACGAGCGCGATCTCACCCTCGCCGCCCAGGTCCAGCGCCGAGTCCTGCCCAGGCCTCCCACCGTCCCCGGGCTCGAACTCGCTGCCGCCATGCAGACCGCGCGCCTGCTCGGTGGCGACTACTACGACTTCTTCACCATCTCCGACGAGATCGTCGATGTCGTCATCGCCGACGTCTCCGGCAAAGGCGCCGCAGCATCTCTCCTCATGCCCTCCCTCGCCGTAGCTCTGCACCTTCGCGCCCGCGAGCTCAGCGGCCCCGCAGCCATCCTCAAGGATCTCGACGAAGTCCTCAAACAGATCACCAACCCCGCCACTTTCGTCACTATGTTCTACGCCCGCCTCAACCCCTCGCTCCGCACCCTCGAGTACGCCAGCGGCGGGCACAACCCACCCCTGCTCCTGCGAACCAGCAAAGACGAATCGTTTCTCCTCGAAGAAGCCGGCCCCATCATGGGCATCCTGCCCGACGCCCAGTTCTCCAACACAATCATCCCCCTCGAACCCGGCGACATCCTCGCCCTCTACACCGACGGCGTCACCGAGCAGGAGAACGAACACGAAGAAGAGTACTCACTCGACCGTCTGACAAAACTCATCCTGAGCAAAAAATCAGAGCCAGCGACCGCGCTCGTAGCCGACATCACCGAAGCCGTCTCCACCTTCGCCGGAACCAAAGAACAGACCGATGACCTCACCCTCGTCATCGCCAAACTCCTCTAACAAACTCCCCGAGTAGATCATCAACTCATACGAAAGCCGTCATCTCGACCGAAGCTGTTCACAGCCTCATCGTGAACAGCGCAGTGGAGAGACCCCCGTATTTGCTGTTGTCTTTGCTGTTGTCTTTGCTGTTGTCTTTGCTGTTGTCTTTGCTGTTGCCTTTGCCTTTGCCTTTGCCTTTGCTGTTGCCGTTGCTGTTGCTGTCATCCTGAACGCAGTGAAGGACCCCGACACCTTCCACCCACCCATACCGTTCGAACCTTTCAACCCAAACACTCCAACGGTTCCCTTTTTTCCCCCCAAGAAAATCGTCATCTCGACCGAAGCGGTTCACAGTCTTATCGTGAACCGCGCAGTGGAGAGACCCCCGCATTTGCTGTTGTCTTTGCTGTTGTCTTTGCTGTTGCCTTTGCCTTTGCAGTTGCTGTTGCTGTCATCCTGAACGCAGTGAAGGATCCCGACACATCCCACCCACCCATACCGTTGGAACCTTCCAACCCAACACCCCAACCGTTCCGCTCTTCCCACAAATCGCATCTCGACCGAAGCTGTTCACAGCCTCATCGTGAACAGCGCAGTGGAGAGACCCCCGCATTTGCTGTTGCCCCGCCCTTCCACAGCGCAGCGAAGGAATCCACACTCCCTCCGCCTCACCCAACCAGCTTCAGATAATCCGGCTCATCCGCAATCGTCTTATACCGGAACTGCCGCACAATCTTCGCCCCTTTTAAAAAGAAGATGCCCTGCATCTGATGTCCATCCTCTTGGATCGCCCCGATCCCATGTTTGAAGATCGCCCCCTTCAACCACCCAATCCACACCGAAGGTTGCAGCAACGTCAGCGCCGGATGCATCCGCGGCAGCGCAAACACAGGAAGCTGGTACACCACCGCCTCCGGATCGCTCACCCGCTCCACATCCCCAATCCCGTAATAATCAAAGAACGGCTTCGCTCGCTCCGGAGTACCCAGGTGCACAAACACCGGCCTCACCCCGCGCCGCGCCAACTCACCACGAATCTCCG
The Edaphobacter lichenicola genome window above contains:
- a CDS encoding PP2C family protein-serine/threonine phosphatase — its product is MAFRRSSKNTAEYKRLVQSEENKTTGLLNLVVVLAIAAVAYTDWIVVANISLGYLYVLPIALSALINPLPVTIALAILGSILQELFGPAGDSPHVRIVRFIVSLTGFLIVSSLVTLIAHQRERLAAEVRRQRDEYERDLTLAAQVQRRVLPRPPTVPGLELAAAMQTARLLGGDYYDFFTISDEIVDVVIADVSGKGAAASLLMPSLAVALHLRARELSGPAAILKDLDEVLKQITNPATFVTMFYARLNPSLRTLEYASGGHNPPLLLRTSKDESFLLEEAGPIMGILPDAQFSNTIIPLEPGDILALYTDGVTEQENEHEEEYSLDRLTKLILSKKSEPATALVADITEAVSTFAGTKEQTDDLTLVIAKLL
- a CDS encoding NupC/NupG family nucleoside CNT transporter: MSRFTGLLGLITFLGLAYAFSTNRRAIRWRTVAWGLGLQIFFAFLVIKWNTGQLILHNISSVITSLLGHSVDGSSLVFGRIGTPGDPLATLAFAVLPTIIFVSAFFAIMYHIGLMQRIIRIVAWIMQRTMGTSGAESTNVAASIFMGQTEAPLTIRPFLAGATRSELMVIMTSGMAHVSGGIMAAYISFGINAQDLLSAVIMTAPGTILVAKMLVPETEVPATAGTVHMPPSEEHKNENFVAAIARGTIDGGQLAFNVAIMLISFVALVGLANAIMLGISNFAWAHGNIPFPHSLNAVLGVVGAPIAWLIGIPWHDARTIGNLLGTRTMINEFVAFTQLGLIKSALAPRTFSIATFALCGFANVGSIGMQIGGIGALVPNRRNDLAQLGLRAMLAGTMANLMSASIVSMLIK
- a CDS encoding sigma 54-interacting transcriptional regulator, which translates into the protein MKPRLLAISGSLTGTVRELSDSPISVGRLEENQLCLTDPAVSRSHCTIQPIDGQNNQGQNSQYELVDLDSRSGTFVNGMPVLRRSLDHGDTIRIGNASFLYLTHEDEAGPPRRRASDLSANASLETTRVAPPIEFGRMARDLTALFRISSVINSIRDSQLLQRELLQLIFEVVPADEGAVVLITDLEEEAFETCTWNRHTDSPSKISVPKELVHRAFWERAAIQIDADPSAGEQQNILCQPLVAVERTIGVLYLTSLPPAPPFGEDHLYFLDSASRIAAVTLENILALDSLRSENSKLKRQLNTATNLVGESRQIRQVSDFISRVAQSDSTVLIRGESGTGKEVIARSIHQSSPRSELPFIAINCAAIPETLLESELFGHEKGAYTGALGMRKGKLEAAEDGTLFLDEIGELAPPMQAKLLRVLQQREFERVGGTHSVAFKARVLAATNKNLELAIKSNEFRQDLYYRLNVVSISVPPLREHCEDIPLLALYFASKYAQKNKRPFKGISSEARSLLLGYSWPGNVRELENAIEHAIVLGLTEEILAEDLPTIILEQQSAKLAGGKYHDVLNESKKEMILNALRDSKGSYPEAARTLGIHPKYLHRLARNLNLKSESPQ
- a CDS encoding thioredoxin domain-containing protein, coding for MSSTDEVAGVLASIRTESGASLLALVEASPVLLVFLRHFGCSFCRQAISDVAEIRGELARRGVRPVFVHLGTPERAKPFFDYYGIGDVERVSDPEAVVYQLPVFALPRMHPALTLLQPSVWIGWLKGAIFKHGIGAIQEDGHQMQGIFFLKGAKIVRQFRYKTIADEPDYLKLVG